The Geobacillus stearothermophilus ATCC 12980 genome contains a region encoding:
- a CDS encoding CPBP family intramembrane glutamic endopeptidase codes for MKRRYWYVIITYITMQLSSFVGVPLLRSLGVGQGAQTRLEAAKIASGYWAVISFLLAFAIILWLLRGDRDERTMRRLPLASSWMWAISGVFLALAAQSVAANIEWRLLGIEPGSENTRQIIDIILLTPLLVVVTSVIGPVLEELIFRKIIFGSLYEKYNFWLAALASSLLFALAHMEPEHLLLYTSMGMVFAFLYAKTGRIFVPMFAHVAMNTFVVAVQILLADELENMMRQAELPLAIWRIWL; via the coding sequence TTGAAGCGCCGTTACTGGTATGTCATCATCACCTATATCACCATGCAGCTGTCTTCCTTTGTCGGTGTGCCGCTCCTTCGCTCCCTCGGCGTCGGCCAAGGCGCGCAAACACGTCTCGAAGCAGCGAAAATTGCCTCCGGCTATTGGGCGGTCATCAGCTTTTTATTGGCTTTTGCCATCATTTTATGGCTGCTGCGCGGCGACCGCGATGAACGGACAATGCGGCGGCTGCCGCTCGCCTCGTCATGGATGTGGGCGATCTCGGGCGTCTTTTTGGCGCTTGCCGCGCAAAGCGTTGCCGCCAACATCGAATGGCGTCTATTGGGCATTGAGCCGGGCTCGGAAAACACAAGGCAAATCATCGACATCATCCTCCTGACGCCATTGCTCGTCGTCGTCACGTCGGTCATCGGCCCGGTTTTGGAGGAACTCATCTTCCGCAAAATCATTTTTGGCTCGCTTTATGAAAAATACAACTTTTGGTTGGCAGCGCTGGCCAGCTCGCTTCTGTTTGCTCTCGCCCACATGGAGCCGGAGCATTTGCTTTTGTACACATCCATGGGGATGGTGTTCGCCTTTTTATACGCCAAAACCGGACGCATTTTCGTGCCGATGTTCGCCCATGTAGCAATGAACACGTTTGTCGTTGCCGTTCAAATTTTGTTGGCTGATGAATTGGAAAACATGATGCGCCAAGCGGAACTGCCGCTGGCCATTTGGAGGATTTGGCTATGA
- the groES gene encoding co-chaperone GroES encodes MLKPLGDRIVIEVVETEEKTASGIVLPDTAKEKPQEGRVVAVGAGRVLDNGQRVAPEVEVGDRIIFSKYAGTEVKYDGKEYLILRESDVLAVIR; translated from the coding sequence GTGTTGAAGCCATTAGGCGATCGCATTGTCATTGAAGTCGTGGAAACTGAAGAAAAAACGGCTAGTGGCATCGTGCTGCCGGATACGGCGAAAGAAAAGCCGCAAGAAGGCCGCGTTGTCGCTGTCGGTGCAGGCCGCGTGCTTGACAACGGCCAACGCGTTGCGCCGGAAGTTGAAGTCGGCGACCGCATCATTTTCTCGAAATACGCCGGCACGGAAGTAAAATACGACGGAAAAGAATACTTAATTTTGCGCGAAAGCGACGTTTTGGCTGTCATCCGCTAA
- the groL gene encoding chaperonin GroEL (60 kDa chaperone family; promotes refolding of misfolded polypeptides especially under stressful conditions; forms two stacked rings of heptamers to form a barrel-shaped 14mer; ends can be capped by GroES; misfolded proteins enter the barrel where they are refolded when GroES binds), whose amino-acid sequence MAKEIKFSEEARRAMLRGVDKLADAVKVTLGPKGRNVVLEKKFGSPLITNDGVTIAKEIELEDPFENMGAKLVAEVASKTNDIAGDGTTTATVLAQAMIREGLKNVAAGANPMGIRRGIEKAVAVAVEELKAISKPIKGKESIAQVAAISAADEEVGRLIAEAMERVGNDGVITLEESKGFTTELDVVEGMQFDRGYVSPYMITDTEKMEAVLENPYILITDKKVSSIQELLPVLEQVVQQGRPLLIIAEDVEGEALATLVVNKLRGTFNAVAVKAPGFGDRRKAMLEDIAILTGGEVISEELGRELKSTTIASLGRASKVVVTKETTTIVEGAGDSERIKARINQIRAQLEETTSEFDREKLQERLAKLAGGVAVIKVGAATETELKERKLRIEDALNSTRAAVEEGIVAGGGTALMNVYSKVAAIEAEGDEATGVKIVLRAIEEPVRQIAQNAGLEGSIIVERLKNEKPGIGFNAATGEWVDMIEAGIVDPTKVTRSALQNAASVAAMVLTTEAVVADKPEENKGNNNMPDMGGMM is encoded by the coding sequence ATGGCAAAGGAAATTAAGTTCAGCGAAGAAGCGCGCCGTGCGATGTTGCGCGGGGTGGACAAACTCGCAGACGCAGTGAAAGTCACATTAGGTCCGAAAGGCCGCAACGTCGTATTGGAGAAAAAATTCGGTTCTCCGCTCATCACGAACGACGGGGTAACGATCGCGAAAGAAATCGAACTCGAAGACCCGTTTGAAAACATGGGCGCGAAACTGGTCGCTGAAGTCGCCAGCAAAACGAACGACATCGCTGGGGACGGGACGACAACGGCTACCGTATTGGCTCAAGCGATGATCCGTGAAGGATTGAAAAACGTGGCAGCTGGCGCCAATCCGATGGGCATCCGCCGTGGGATTGAAAAAGCGGTAGCGGTAGCGGTTGAAGAATTAAAAGCCATCTCCAAACCGATCAAAGGAAAAGAATCGATCGCCCAAGTGGCTGCGATCTCGGCTGCTGACGAAGAAGTCGGCCGATTGATCGCTGAAGCGATGGAACGCGTCGGCAATGACGGCGTCATCACGCTTGAAGAATCGAAAGGCTTCACGACGGAACTCGACGTTGTCGAAGGGATGCAATTCGACCGCGGTTACGTTTCGCCGTACATGATTACAGATACGGAAAAAATGGAAGCTGTTCTCGAAAATCCGTACATCTTGATTACGGACAAAAAAGTATCGAGCATCCAAGAGCTGTTACCGGTTCTTGAGCAAGTCGTGCAACAAGGCCGTCCGCTCCTGATCATTGCGGAAGATGTTGAAGGCGAAGCATTGGCGACGCTTGTTGTCAACAAACTGCGCGGCACGTTCAATGCGGTTGCTGTCAAAGCGCCTGGCTTCGGCGATCGCCGCAAAGCGATGCTCGAAGACATTGCGATTTTGACAGGCGGCGAAGTGATCTCGGAAGAGCTTGGCCGTGAACTGAAATCGACCACGATCGCGTCGCTCGGCCGTGCGTCAAAAGTGGTTGTTACGAAAGAAACGACGACGATCGTCGAAGGCGCTGGCGATTCGGAGCGCATCAAAGCGCGCATCAACCAAATCCGTGCGCAGCTTGAAGAAACGACGTCCGAATTCGACCGCGAAAAACTGCAAGAACGCTTGGCGAAACTCGCTGGCGGCGTAGCGGTCATCAAAGTTGGCGCAGCGACAGAAACGGAATTGAAAGAACGCAAACTGCGCATTGAAGATGCGCTCAACTCGACTCGTGCTGCGGTTGAAGAAGGCATTGTCGCTGGCGGTGGCACGGCGTTGATGAACGTCTACAGCAAAGTTGCGGCCATCGAAGCGGAAGGCGATGAAGCAACGGGTGTGAAAATCGTCTTGCGCGCGATCGAAGAACCGGTTCGTCAAATCGCGCAAAACGCTGGTCTGGAAGGCTCGATCATCGTTGAGCGCCTGAAAAACGAAAAACCGGGCATTGGCTTCAACGCGGCAACAGGTGAATGGGTCGACATGATCGAAGCTGGTATCGTTGACCCGACGAAAGTCACTCGTTCGGCGCTGCAAAACGCTGCCTCTGTCGCCGCCATGGTCTTGACGACAGAAGCGGTCGTTGCCGACAAACCGGAAGAAAACAAAGGCAACAACAACATGCCGGATATGGGTGGCATGATGTAA
- the fumC gene encoding class II fumarate hydratase produces MNVRIERDSLGEVQVPADKYWGAQTERSRQNFRIGKETMPLELIYAYAELKKAAAIVNHQAGKLSEAKQRAIVATCEEILAGRWDDHFPLVVWQTGSGTQTNMNVNEVVARRASELLGDGEGRIHPNDDVNMSQSSNDTFPTVMHIAIYMKIQTHLLPALDGLIGTFAAKERQYEKTIKIGRTHLQDATPLTFGQEISGWRTMLEKSKAMITEASEKLLDLAIGGTAVGTGINAPPGFGEQVAEQLKAQTVYPFRSATNKFHALTSHDEIVYVHGTLKALASDLMKIANDIRWLASGPRSGLGEITIPANEPGSSIMPGKVNPTQSEAMTMVAVQVFGNDATIGFAASQGNFQLNVFKPVIAYNAIQSVQLLGDAIRSFDERCAKGLEANEAKMKEYVERSLMLVTALSPHIGYDRAAEIAKLAHREGLTLKEAALKTGYVTAEQYEEWVRPEKMI; encoded by the coding sequence ATGAACGTGCGGATTGAACGCGATTCGCTCGGTGAGGTGCAGGTGCCGGCTGATAAGTACTGGGGGGCGCAGACGGAGCGAAGCCGGCAAAACTTTCGCATCGGCAAAGAAACAATGCCGCTTGAACTCATTTATGCCTATGCCGAGCTGAAAAAAGCGGCGGCGATCGTGAACCATCAGGCTGGAAAGCTGAGCGAAGCGAAGCAGCGGGCGATTGTGGCCACGTGCGAGGAAATTTTGGCGGGCCGATGGGATGACCATTTTCCACTCGTCGTCTGGCAGACGGGAAGCGGGACGCAGACGAACATGAACGTCAATGAAGTCGTGGCGAGACGGGCGAGCGAGCTGCTAGGTGACGGGGAGGGGCGCATTCACCCAAACGATGATGTCAACATGTCGCAAAGCTCGAATGATACATTCCCGACGGTGATGCATATCGCGATCTACATGAAAATCCAAACACATCTCCTGCCGGCGCTTGATGGCTTGATCGGAACATTCGCTGCAAAAGAACGCCAATATGAAAAGACGATCAAAATCGGGCGCACCCACTTGCAAGACGCGACGCCGCTTACATTTGGGCAGGAAATTTCCGGCTGGCGGACGATGCTGGAAAAAAGCAAGGCCATGATCACCGAAGCGAGTGAGAAGCTGCTTGATTTGGCGATCGGCGGCACGGCGGTCGGAACCGGAATCAATGCGCCGCCGGGATTTGGCGAACAAGTGGCCGAGCAGCTGAAGGCGCAAACCGTCTATCCATTCCGTTCGGCAACAAACAAATTCCATGCGTTGACCAGCCATGACGAGATTGTTTACGTCCACGGGACATTGAAAGCGCTTGCTTCCGATTTGATGAAAATCGCCAACGACATCCGCTGGCTGGCGAGCGGGCCGCGCTCCGGGCTCGGGGAGATCACGATTCCAGCCAATGAACCGGGGAGCTCGATCATGCCGGGGAAAGTGAATCCGACGCAAAGCGAAGCGATGACGATGGTCGCTGTTCAAGTGTTCGGCAACGACGCCACGATCGGTTTTGCGGCAAGCCAAGGCAACTTCCAATTAAATGTGTTCAAGCCGGTCATCGCTTATAACGCCATTCAGTCCGTGCAGCTGCTCGGCGATGCGATTCGTTCGTTTGATGAGCGGTGCGCCAAAGGGTTGGAGGCGAATGAAGCGAAAATGAAAGAATACGTAGAGCGGTCGCTCATGCTCGTGACGGCGCTGAGCCCGCATATCGGCTATGACCGGGCGGCGGAAATCGCGAAGCTCGCCCATCGCGAAGGGTTGACGCTCAAGGAAGCGGCATTGAAAACCGGGTATGTGACAGCTGAGCAGTACGAAGAATGGGTGAGGCCGGAGAAGATGATTTAG
- a CDS encoding Nramp family divalent metal transporter, with protein sequence MEPICNKGEEKKGKSKWTMIGPGLIGGVGGSITMASYGYWLQENGWKGRAYVSPMRYDSAAAYIVTAIFTLSLLVLGAALLYGTDTTISGEQGLVSFASIMGNELHPAARWLFLLGFWSASFTSVIGVWNGVSYLFADFVRNMRKTPVGAESLNQSKAFRFYVFWLTFPPMLLHFIGKPVGLIIAYGALGALFMPFLAVTLLYLLNSKKALPEKGRNHWLSNALLVLCLALFAVLSINELIRLFA encoded by the coding sequence TTGGAACCTATTTGCAACAAGGGGGAAGAGAAAAAAGGGAAATCGAAGTGGACGATGATCGGCCCGGGGCTGATCGGCGGCGTCGGCGGCTCTATCACCATGGCGTCATACGGATATTGGCTACAGGAAAACGGCTGGAAAGGGCGAGCTTACGTATCGCCGATGCGCTATGATTCCGCTGCCGCTTATATTGTCACCGCCATCTTTACGTTGTCGCTTCTCGTGCTTGGGGCCGCCTTGTTGTACGGCACTGACACGACGATCAGCGGCGAGCAGGGGCTTGTGTCATTCGCTTCGATCATGGGCAACGAGCTGCACCCGGCTGCCCGTTGGCTCTTTTTGCTCGGCTTTTGGTCGGCGTCATTTACATCGGTCATCGGCGTTTGGAACGGCGTTTCGTATTTGTTCGCCGATTTTGTTCGCAACATGCGGAAAACGCCGGTTGGCGCTGAATCGCTCAACCAGTCAAAAGCGTTCCGCTTCTACGTCTTTTGGCTCACCTTCCCGCCGATGCTCTTGCATTTCATCGGCAAGCCGGTCGGACTCATCATCGCCTACGGGGCGCTCGGCGCGCTGTTTATGCCATTTTTGGCTGTGACGCTTCTTTATTTGCTCAATTCGAAAAAAGCGCTTCCAGAAAAAGGGCGCAACCATTGGCTCTCGAATGCGCTGCTCGTTCTTTGTCTGGCGCTGTTTGCCGTCTTGTCGATTAATGAACTCATTCGCCTGTTTGCTTAA
- a CDS encoding AAA family ATPase, with amino-acid sequence MAIYEPLLPPFEKVVRNIEQVIVGKRDVIILSLTALLAKGHVLLEDVPGVGKTMLVRALAKSFNVELKRIQFTPDLLPSDVIGVSVYNPKTQQFEYKPGPIVAHIVLADEINRTSPKTQSALLEAMEEGSVTVDGVTRALPQPFLVMATQNPIEYEGTYPLPEAQLDRFLVKLHMGYPSPDEEIEMLNRLEKAAPLSEIGPVMPLDELLTLQRKVMGVHVSDTVKRYIVDLIQQSRVHEAVYLGVSPRGAIALMKAAQAYAFIHGRDFVIPDDVQHLAPYVLAHRLLIRPEAKWDKLDAEMVVSQLVARTPVPVQGRR; translated from the coding sequence ATGGCGATTTACGAGCCGCTGCTCCCCCCTTTTGAAAAGGTGGTCCGCAACATTGAGCAAGTCATTGTCGGAAAACGCGACGTCATCATCCTCAGCTTAACAGCGTTATTGGCCAAAGGCCATGTGCTGCTCGAGGATGTGCCCGGCGTCGGCAAGACGATGTTGGTGCGTGCGCTGGCGAAATCGTTCAACGTGGAGCTGAAGCGCATTCAGTTTACGCCGGATTTGCTGCCGAGCGATGTGATCGGCGTTTCCGTCTACAATCCGAAAACACAGCAATTTGAGTATAAACCCGGACCGATTGTCGCCCACATCGTGCTCGCGGACGAGATCAACCGGACGTCTCCGAAAACGCAATCGGCGCTCCTGGAAGCGATGGAAGAAGGAAGCGTGACTGTTGACGGCGTCACCCGGGCGCTGCCGCAGCCGTTTTTGGTGATGGCGACGCAAAATCCGATTGAATATGAAGGAACGTATCCGCTCCCCGAGGCCCAGCTTGACCGGTTTTTAGTGAAACTGCACATGGGCTATCCGTCTCCCGATGAGGAAATCGAAATGTTAAACCGTCTCGAAAAAGCGGCGCCGCTTTCGGAGATCGGGCCGGTGATGCCGCTTGATGAACTGCTCACTCTGCAGCGAAAGGTGATGGGCGTGCATGTGAGCGACACCGTGAAGCGGTATATCGTCGATCTCATCCAGCAAAGCCGTGTGCACGAAGCGGTCTATTTGGGCGTCAGCCCGCGCGGGGCCATCGCTTTGATGAAGGCGGCGCAGGCGTACGCGTTCATTCATGGCCGCGATTTTGTCATCCCTGATGATGTGCAGCACCTTGCTCCCTACGTGCTGGCTCATCGCCTGCTTATTCGTCCGGAAGCGAAATGGGACAAGCTTGATGCTGAAATGGTCGTCAGTCAGCTTGTTGCCCGTACGCCGGTGCCGGTGCAAGGACGGCGATAA
- a CDS encoding DUF58 domain-containing protein, protein MNAKRMKKGRRWLPLVGLLLLTAILFSYAMFQGGFVSWFLFYSFLPFGLHAFAVALYPIRRVAVSRTVPAKRYHAGEPIPVTVRMELPWAIPPAALTVSGQEPRHGGAMAAWPFRRRLSCAWSLSLPRGRHQLDIVRLEASDALGFVNKAESFSAPCTIIVYPRYWPWPAEMVREWFAYGKEARPLAYRRDLAVAAGAREYAPGDKMSWVHWKASARRQALMTKEFDEPRNDDWIVVLDGAASPWFEELVTLAASIAKALIDEGVPVGLLVTGKARSYLAPRRSEEQWPSLLLRLAEAEANGSAPLASQLAEEGNWRTTAGCVVVTSRLSAELAAQLRVMASKRCIVLYVVNREWGEDERRWADGLRHAGVHVSHMPPQSWQTVRQGGEDG, encoded by the coding sequence ATGAACGCGAAGCGAATGAAGAAGGGGAGGCGTTGGCTCCCGCTTGTTGGATTGTTGCTGTTGACCGCCATCTTGTTTTCCTATGCCATGTTTCAAGGCGGATTTGTCAGCTGGTTTTTGTTTTACAGCTTTTTGCCGTTTGGACTGCATGCGTTTGCCGTCGCCTTGTATCCGATCAGACGCGTTGCGGTAAGCCGGACGGTGCCGGCGAAGCGCTATCATGCAGGAGAACCGATTCCGGTGACGGTCCGCATGGAGCTGCCTTGGGCGATTCCGCCCGCTGCCCTCACCGTTTCGGGCCAGGAGCCGCGGCATGGAGGGGCGATGGCCGCGTGGCCGTTTCGACGCCGCCTTTCTTGTGCGTGGTCGCTCTCGTTGCCGCGCGGCCGCCATCAGTTGGACATCGTGCGCCTCGAGGCTTCTGACGCCCTCGGCTTTGTGAACAAAGCAGAATCGTTTTCGGCGCCGTGCACGATCATCGTGTATCCCCGCTATTGGCCTTGGCCGGCAGAAATGGTGCGTGAATGGTTCGCCTATGGAAAAGAGGCCCGCCCGCTTGCTTACCGCCGCGATCTGGCGGTGGCGGCCGGCGCCCGCGAGTACGCGCCCGGTGACAAAATGTCGTGGGTGCATTGGAAGGCGTCAGCGCGAAGGCAAGCGTTGATGACAAAAGAGTTCGATGAGCCGCGCAATGACGATTGGATCGTCGTGCTCGACGGCGCCGCATCGCCATGGTTTGAGGAGCTTGTCACGCTGGCGGCGTCCATCGCGAAAGCGTTGATCGATGAAGGAGTCCCAGTCGGCCTGCTCGTGACTGGAAAAGCACGTTCTTATTTAGCGCCGCGGCGAAGCGAGGAGCAGTGGCCGTCGCTCCTTCTCCGTCTGGCGGAAGCGGAGGCGAACGGATCAGCGCCGCTTGCGTCTCAATTGGCGGAGGAGGGGAACTGGAGAACAACGGCCGGTTGCGTGGTCGTGACGTCGAGGTTATCCGCCGAGTTGGCTGCGCAGCTGCGAGTGATGGCGTCAAAACGCTGCATAGTGTTGTATGTGGTCAACCGTGAATGGGGAGAGGACGAGCGGAGGTGGGCGGACGGACTCCGCCATGCGGGGGTGCACGTATCCCACATGCCCCCTCAATCATGGCAAACTGTCCGGCAAGGAGGAGAAGACGGATGA
- a CDS encoding DUF4129 domain-containing transglutaminase family protein, with protein sequence MRRLGTRKLSAMLPNVLAAWLLTEWLWPLEDVTDTAHIRVFAAFVALCFGMYWLRLPIWLSALGKAGYIWWSLAWLFSFHSAASLPYALWRDGAAWLQEGRLSMPSDAVRTFAFFLLLWAISFLFHWLIVQKKRWFVPYALTVGYIAVLDTFFPYSGNDAIVRLVALGFFAFVWLHGERLQAKVPSFRIGTWRAAALFIPAAALAAGYAGPKLPPQWPDPVAFIRSDHAQPEETNDDSPSPGVAKVGYGQNDSRLGGPFIADDTVVFTAKDRGLHYWRIETKDIYTGKGWGVFPSEQVRSFANGEELKYEWWSDQVETVEQKAEIERRNQGFHLVYPLGLRRVEAAEPVVYRMDVATEKIYTTDDRANAFPVGKYSLTYWEPDFPIAALRAAPPVRDPLLLKRYTQLPKTLPQRVRDLAKQIAVGEQTAYDKVRAIEQYFQLGQYTYETKDVAVPKENEDYVDQFLFETKRGYCDNFSTSMVVLVRSLGIPARWVKGYTSGRLVSEQDGENLYEIRNHDAHAWVEVYFEGVGWVPFEPTRGFVNPYAFSLSQQNEEQQAQPSQPETQEQPRVPLEQLIKRSSPEQDRHWWEKLADSWSWQMVLGVFAMLAALGGTIYTTRRKWWPRLTLLRFRRRQVDGPEWLVPAYLALLRQLHDYGLRRKEDETLRQYAIQVDRLFETDEMERLTKSYEQAVYGANSSRIDIREARQLWENLIKRTIS encoded by the coding sequence ATGAGGCGGTTAGGGACAAGGAAGTTGTCTGCTATGCTGCCCAACGTCCTAGCGGCTTGGCTGCTCACGGAATGGCTTTGGCCGTTGGAAGACGTGACGGATACAGCGCATATTAGAGTGTTTGCGGCCTTTGTCGCCCTTTGCTTCGGGATGTATTGGCTCCGCCTTCCGATCTGGCTGTCCGCTTTGGGGAAAGCGGGATATATATGGTGGTCGCTCGCTTGGCTGTTTTCGTTCCATTCGGCCGCCTCGCTGCCGTATGCCTTATGGCGGGATGGCGCGGCTTGGCTGCAGGAGGGACGCTTGTCCATGCCGAGCGATGCCGTGCGCACCTTTGCCTTTTTTCTGCTGCTATGGGCCATCTCGTTTCTGTTTCATTGGCTGATTGTCCAGAAAAAACGGTGGTTTGTCCCATACGCATTGACAGTTGGGTATATCGCTGTGCTTGATACGTTTTTTCCGTATAGCGGGAACGACGCGATCGTTCGCCTTGTGGCGCTTGGCTTTTTCGCCTTCGTTTGGCTGCATGGCGAGCGGCTGCAGGCAAAAGTGCCGTCTTTTCGCATCGGAACGTGGCGGGCGGCCGCTCTGTTCATTCCGGCTGCTGCTTTGGCGGCTGGGTATGCGGGACCAAAGCTGCCGCCGCAATGGCCGGATCCGGTGGCGTTTATCCGCAGCGATCACGCCCAGCCGGAAGAAACGAACGACGACTCGCCTTCTCCTGGCGTGGCAAAAGTGGGATACGGACAGAATGATTCCCGCCTCGGCGGGCCGTTTATTGCTGATGATACCGTCGTCTTTACGGCGAAAGATCGAGGGCTTCATTACTGGCGGATTGAGACGAAAGATATTTACACCGGCAAGGGATGGGGAGTGTTTCCGAGCGAGCAAGTCCGCTCGTTTGCCAACGGCGAAGAGCTCAAGTATGAATGGTGGAGCGATCAAGTTGAGACAGTGGAGCAAAAGGCGGAGATCGAGCGGCGCAATCAAGGGTTTCATCTCGTTTATCCGCTTGGGTTGCGGCGGGTGGAAGCAGCCGAACCGGTCGTGTACCGCATGGATGTGGCGACAGAGAAAATTTATACGACCGATGACAGGGCGAATGCGTTCCCTGTTGGCAAGTATTCATTGACCTATTGGGAGCCGGATTTTCCGATTGCGGCGTTGCGCGCCGCGCCCCCAGTTCGAGACCCTCTTCTGTTGAAACGATATACGCAGTTGCCAAAGACGCTTCCGCAAAGGGTGCGCGACTTGGCGAAGCAAATCGCCGTCGGAGAACAGACGGCTTACGACAAAGTGAGAGCCATTGAGCAATATTTTCAACTTGGGCAATATACGTACGAAACAAAGGATGTCGCCGTTCCAAAAGAGAACGAAGATTACGTCGATCAATTTTTATTTGAAACAAAACGGGGGTATTGCGACAATTTTTCGACTTCTATGGTCGTGCTCGTGCGTTCGCTCGGCATTCCGGCGCGCTGGGTGAAAGGCTATACGTCCGGAAGGCTTGTCAGCGAGCAAGACGGGGAAAATCTTTACGAAATCCGCAACCATGACGCTCATGCGTGGGTTGAGGTGTATTTTGAAGGCGTCGGCTGGGTGCCGTTTGAGCCAACGCGGGGGTTTGTCAACCCGTATGCGTTTTCACTTTCTCAACAGAATGAGGAGCAACAAGCGCAGCCCTCGCAGCCGGAAACACAGGAACAGCCGCGCGTGCCGCTCGAACAATTGATCAAACGATCATCGCCAGAGCAAGACCGCCATTGGTGGGAGAAGCTGGCCGACAGTTGGTCATGGCAAATGGTGCTGGGCGTGTTCGCGATGCTGGCGGCATTGGGCGGAACGATTTACACGACAAGACGAAAATGGTGGCCGCGCCTTACGCTCCTTCGATTCCGCCGCCGCCAAGTTGACGGCCCGGAATGGCTTGTCCCCGCTTACTTGGCGTTGTTGCGTCAGCTGCATGACTACGGGCTGAGGCGAAAAGAAGATGAAACGTTGCGGCAGTACGCCATTCAAGTGGATCGTTTATTTGAAACCGATGAAATGGAACGTTTGACCAAATCGTATGAACAAGCGGTCTACGGCGCAAACAGCAGCCGGATCGACATCCGTGAGGCGCGCCAATTGTGGGAAAATTTAATAAAAAGGACGATCTCTTGA
- the guaA gene encoding glutamine-hydrolyzing GMP synthase, with product MNQEMIVVLDFGSQYNQLITRRIREFGVYSELHPHTIRAEEIRALNAKGIIFSGGPNSVYDEQAFTCDPAIFELGLPILGICYGMQLMAHHLGGKVEKASHREYGKALIQVKHDSLLFHGLPDEQVVWMSHGDLVTALPDGFVVDATSPSCPIAAMSDERRKWYGVQFHPEVRHSVYGNDLLKKFVFDVCGCRGDWTMENFIDEQVRRIREQVGEKRVLCALSGGVDSSVAAVLVHRAIGDQLTCIFVDHGLLRKGEAESVMKTFREQFQMNVIKVDAKDRFLAKLKGVKDPEQKRKIIGNEFIYVFDDEAAKLEGIEFLVQGTLYTDIIESGTATAQTIKSHHNVGGLPEDMKFELIEPLNTLFKDEVRALGTQLGIPDEIVWRQPFPGPGLGIRVLGEVTEEKLEIVRESDAILREEVKKAGLDRDIWQYFTVLPDIRSVGVMGDARTYDYTVAIRAVTSIDGMTADWARIPWDVLERISTRIVNEVPHVNRVVYDITSKPPATIEWE from the coding sequence ATGAACCAAGAAATGATCGTCGTCTTGGACTTTGGCAGTCAATATAACCAGCTGATTACCCGCCGCATCCGAGAGTTTGGCGTCTACAGCGAACTGCATCCGCACACGATCCGTGCTGAGGAAATTCGTGCGCTGAACGCCAAAGGAATCATTTTCTCGGGCGGTCCAAACAGCGTGTATGATGAACAAGCGTTTACATGCGACCCAGCGATTTTTGAGCTCGGGCTGCCGATTTTAGGGATTTGCTACGGGATGCAGCTGATGGCGCACCACTTAGGCGGCAAAGTGGAAAAGGCGTCGCACCGCGAGTACGGGAAGGCGCTCATTCAAGTGAAACATGACTCCCTGTTGTTCCACGGTTTGCCGGACGAACAAGTCGTCTGGATGAGCCATGGCGATTTGGTTACCGCTCTGCCTGACGGCTTTGTCGTAGATGCCACAAGCCCTTCCTGCCCGATCGCAGCGATGAGCGATGAACGGCGGAAGTGGTATGGAGTGCAGTTTCATCCCGAAGTGCGCCACTCGGTCTACGGCAACGATTTGTTGAAGAAGTTTGTTTTCGATGTATGCGGCTGCCGGGGCGACTGGACGATGGAAAACTTCATCGATGAGCAGGTGCGTCGCATCCGCGAACAAGTGGGCGAAAAAAGAGTGTTGTGCGCCTTAAGCGGCGGGGTTGACTCGTCGGTTGCGGCTGTATTGGTGCACCGCGCTATCGGCGATCAGCTCACCTGCATTTTTGTTGACCACGGCCTTCTTCGCAAAGGCGAAGCGGAAAGCGTCATGAAGACGTTCCGTGAGCAATTCCAGATGAATGTCATCAAAGTCGATGCGAAAGACCGCTTTTTGGCGAAACTAAAAGGGGTCAAAGATCCGGAACAAAAGCGGAAAATCATCGGCAACGAGTTTATTTACGTCTTTGACGATGAGGCGGCGAAGCTTGAAGGCATTGAATTTTTAGTGCAAGGGACGCTCTATACCGACATTATCGAAAGCGGCACGGCGACGGCGCAAACGATCAAATCGCACCATAACGTCGGCGGTTTGCCGGAAGATATGAAATTCGAACTGATCGAACCGCTCAATACGCTGTTTAAAGACGAAGTGCGCGCTCTTGGCACACAATTAGGCATTCCGGACGAAATCGTTTGGCGCCAGCCGTTCCCGGGTCCGGGGCTTGGCATTCGCGTCCTTGGCGAGGTGACGGAAGAAAAATTGGAAATCGTCCGCGAATCGGATGCGATTTTGCGCGAAGAAGTGAAAAAAGCGGGGTTGGACCGCGACATTTGGCAATATTTCACTGTTCTTCCCGACATCCGTAGCGTCGGGGTGATGGGTGATGCCCGCACGTACGATTATACGGTCGCCATCCGCGCCGTAACCTCGATCGATGGGATGACCGCCGATTGGGCCCGCATTCCGTGGGATGTGTTGGAACGCATTTCAACGCGCATCGTCAACGAAGTGCCGCACGTCAACCGCGTCGTCTACGACATTACAAGCAAGCCTCCGGCGACGATTGAGTGGGAATAA